The Natrinema sp. DC36 genome includes the window AGCAACTCGAGACGATCGAAGAACACACCCACCACATCGAACACTACCTCGAAGACGACACCCTCGTCCTCGAATCAGCGACGAAGTAACTCGAGCGGTCGACCGCAACCGAGTTCCGAGTGGTCTCTCGTGGGTTCGCTCCGAGAGTTTCAGTTCGATTTCGATCCCGATCGATGCCGAAGAATATCTCGATAACTACTACTTGACGGGGGCGCTGAACGCAATCGTAATAGAGCTCGAGGGGAAAGCAGCCGCTGGAAGACGAGCTATTGAGTCGATTCGACGACGCGGTCGCTCGAAATCCATCCCTCAGTGTTCCCGGATTCGATGAAGACGACTCTGTCAGGACCGCTTTCGCAGACCGATATCTCGGGTCCGTGGGCCGCATCCGGTTCGGAGTCACGTTCGGCATCCGATTGCGTACCGGTAGTCATTGACTCTGTTTAGGCAGGCCTAAAATAAAAAGAGTGCGGTTTCGATCAGTCGTCATCGGTCGTGTCCGAGAAGGAAGCCTCGGCTCACCGGGGGTCCGACTGTGTGGAAGAGAGCGACCTTACCGCGTCTTCAGACGGGTCGTCACCATCAGCGAGAAGCGTCGATGCGAGGCGATCGACGACTGTCGGACTAACCGCTCCCGCCAGTTCCATCGCCTCGCTCTCGTGCTCGTCGAGTCCGAGCACGTCGTGAAAGAACCGCGAAAGGGTATCGTAGGTCTCGTACAGTTCTTCGGCGGTCGCTCGCCCCTCGGCCGTGAGCGTCGCTCCGTCGTACGGTTCGTACGTCAGGTAGCCGTCGGATTCGAGCCGCTGAAGCATCTCCGTCGTCGCCGACGGCGAGCGATCGACCGCGTCGGCCACGTGCCCGGGTGAAATCGGTGGCGAGCCCCGCTGTTCCGCGAGATAGAGAACGAGAAGGTAGTGGGAGACCCCAGTCATCGGTCAGTGAATCGACGTGTGGACGATCGCTGCGGATCCGAATCTCGACGCGCAGACGCGGCGCTTCTTCACGCTCGAGCGCGGCCGTGGGACGGCATCGGCTGCGAGCCGCGTTTCGGGATCCGCCATCGTACTGTCGGGAGTGATATCACGACCCTCCGTTCTCGCGTTCGGTTTCGATTTCGCGCGCCGCTTCGACGATCAGGTCGTCGTCGATGTGCTCGAGCAGTCGTTCGTGTCCGCGTTCGATCCGCCGTTCGATATCGTCGTCGGCGAGATACGTCTCGAGCCTCCGGTCGATTTCCCGCTCGCGTATCTCAGTGAGGCGATTCGCCTCGAGGTCGTGATCATCGGGCACTCGGTCGTCGAAATACTCCCGCCACCGATCCCGGTCGCTCCACTCACCGTCCAGTTCCGCCTCTCGTCGCATCCAGTCGTAGTAGTTCGCCACGGCGTCGGGGTACCCCGCTTCCCGTCGAACGTCCTCGACGACGGTGATCCCGACCCGCGTGCCGCGTCCGGCGGCCATGCTCGCCTGATAGCCGGTCTCGCCGTACGGCGACGCGACGAACAGGTCCTCGACCGGCGTCGTCCCGTCGCTCTCGGCGTACCCCTTGTCGAAGTGCTCGTGTTCCTCGCCGTCGTGTTCGTGCGTCTCGAACATCGCCGTCTCGTCGTCGAGACCGCGCATGTACTCGCCGTCGTAGCGCGTGGCCGCGATCACTCGACGAGCGGTAACCGGTTCCCCGTCCTGCAGGCTAATGACGAATCCCTCGCCGTCGTCGATGCGCTCGAGCGACTCGACGAGATCGGGAGCGATCTCACAGCCCGCCTCCTCGGCGTGATCGTGCAGCAGCCCGTACAGCGTCTCGATGTCGATCCCCGCGGGGAAGCCGAGGTAGTTCTCGAGGTAGGCACATCGCTGAATCGAGGAGCGTCCGCGATCGAAGATGACCGTGTCCAGGCCGTACCGGGCCGTGAAGACGCCTGCTGCACAACCCGCGGGGCCGCCGCCAACGACGACGACATCGTGATCAAACGTCGTCTCCGCTCGATCAGTATCGATTACACTCATTGGTTGAACCTGCTTTCTGCAATCTGCTGGTGGTCGAAGCGCTGTTCGTCTTCGCGGATGTCGGGTGCGTCGTCACCGTCTCCTGTAAGACCCGTATGGCACACACGAGTGGCGCTACTCGAGACGGAGTTACCGAGTCTTCCGTACGTCGTATCAGTAGTGGCGTGAATCATGGGTCGTCGTTATCGTCTGACCGTCACTGGCTGGTCAGCGGCGATGAACGGCTCACCGTCCCCATCGGCGAACGCCAAGCCGCCACACTCGCTGCGACGGACTCGCCACGACGGCAGGTCGGGGATGTCGTAGTCCGACGGGTCACGGAAGGCACCCGCAATCGCCCACTCTCGAGCGCGCATTCAGTGATTCCCCGCGATGATGTCAGCGACCGCCTGCCGGTTGAACAACTGTTCGTCCTCCGGAAGTTCCGGGTACGGGCCGTCGGTGTAGGTCGGCCACTCACCGAATATCTCGGGATAGAGCTGTTTCGCGGTCATCTCGAGCTGGAACAGGTTCAGAATCGGCCCCTGGTAGCGCGCCCCCTGCGCGTAGACGCGATCGTTTTGGACCGCGGCGAGCTCCTGCCCGACGGCGTGATTCCGCAGCGCCGATCGAATTCCGGGCATATCGGTTTGGGGGTGCATCCCGCCCAGTGAGAAGAGAACGTCGGGATCGGCCTCGAGCATCCCCTCCATATCGATCGTGTCGCCGGAGGAAATGTCGTCTCCGAGGGCACCGATCGGATCGAGCGGGCGCACGTGCTCGATCAAAAATCCTGGCGTATCCAGCGTGTAGACGTACATGCTCTCGATGTCGCTCATCCCCGCTATGACCGCGGTCGGGCGCTCCTCTTCTGGGGGGAGATCCGCCTCGATCGTTGCCAGCAGGTCCGCGTGAATCGTCTCGAGCGCGTCGTAGCGCGACTCTTCGCGGAACACCGCTGCGACTTTCTCGAACAGCTCCCAGAGAGTGTAATACTCGTAGCGGTCGGCCCACTCGGCCGGCGGTTCGCCGTGTCTGTCACTAAACGTGTTCCCGAACCAAGGTGAGACGGTATCCCGGATTTCCTCGACATCTGTCGTGTTCCAGCTATCGAGGGCGTTTACGCTCGCCGGGTCGGCGAGGTGGATATCGCTGTCGAGACTATAGAGCTTTTCTTTGCCCGGATCCCAGGAGGAATACAATCCTGACCAGTCCAACGTGACGCCCGGCAATCGTTCGGTAAACTGGTTCCAGAGCTGGTCGTAGTAGTCGGGTGCGTGCATCGCGTTGACGTCGTTCCCGCGTCCGAGGGCGAACGCCATGCCTGCGTGGTGAGTCAGCCGCGTGAAGATGCTCTCCGGCGGCGAGTCGAACGAAACCTCGCCCATCGGGGCCATCGTCACCGAATAGGAGCCGTCGCCGGACTCCGGTTCCGAGTCCTCGGTTTGTCCAGCCAGGTCCGAACAGCCCGCGAGGGCGGTCCCGGCCGCGAGCGCGCCGCCGTACTTCAGCGCGTCTCTGCGCGTCGGTCCCTCGGTCGTGGTGTCGTCGGTATCACTCATTCAGTTGTTACCGTTGATGATGTCTGCGACTTCCTGGCGGTCGAATAGCTGTTCGTCCTCGGGAATCTCGGGGTACGGGCCGTCGGTGTAGGTCGGCCACTCTCCGAAGGTGTCGGGATAGAGTTCCTTCGCCGTCATCTCGGTCTGGAAGAGGTTCATTATCGGCCCCTGGTTGCGCCCGCCCTGGGTGTGGATGCGGTCGTTCTCGACTGCCGTCACCGATTCAGTGACCGGATCGTTCTGGAACCGTTCTCGAGTCTTCGTTACGTGCCGAGACTCTGACATCCCAGCGAGACAGAGGACAACATCGGGATCAGCTTCGACGAGGGCCTCGTAGTCAACTGTCGATTCGGTCTGGACATCCGCAAAAACGTCGTGTGCACCAAGCGGGCGAGTGTGGGCGGTCAGGAAGCCAGGGCCGTTCAATGCATACGTATACATACTTTCCTCACCCTGGATGAGGATGATCATCGCCACCGACGGCCGCTCGTCTTCCGACGGCAGATCCGCCTCGATCGTCGTGAGCATCTCACTGTGGACGGCTTTGAGCGCCTCGTAGCGCTCCTCCGCTTGGAACACCTTTGCGACCTTCTCGAAGATCTCCCAGAGCGTGTAATACTCGTAGTCGTCGGCCCACTCCGCGCCCGGTTCCTTGTTCGCGTTGCTGAGCGTGTTGCCGAACCACGGGGCGACCTGCTCGCCGATTTCCGCGGTGTCCTCGCGCGTCCAGCTCGGCATGTTCGTCATGTACGCGGGGTCCGCGAGGTGGAGGTCACTGTCGAGTTCGTAGAGGAACTCCCTGTCGGGATCCCACGTTCCGGGAAGATCAGCCCAGTCGACGGAGACGCCCGGGAGCCGCTCGAGGAACTTGTTCCACATCGTGTCGTTGTACGCCGGATTGTACATCATCGAGGAGACTGCGTCGCCGTGGCCGGCCGCGAGCGCCATGTCCGCGTGATGGGGGAGAATCGTGAAGACGTTCTCCGGTGGCCGCTCGAACTCGACGGTTCCGCTCGGAGCCATCGTCACCGAGTACGTCCCGTCCGACTCGTCGGACGAACCCGGTTCGTTCTGGCCGGCGAGGTCCGAACAGCCCGCCAGCAGCCCGCCACCGACGACCGTTCCGCCGTACTTCATGTAGTCTCGCCGCGTCGGTGCTCCAGTCGTTCTGTCGGTAGTGTCGTTCATCGTTCAAACTCTCCGTTGATGATGTCCGCGACCTCCTGCCGGTCGAATAGTTGCTCGTCGCCTGTCACGTCTCCGAACGTATCGGGGAACAGCTGCTTCGCCGCTCGCTCGGTCAGGAAGAGATTGTGAATCGGTCCCTGATTGAGGTAGCCGCCGCGATACACTCGCCCGTTCTCGACGGCGGTGAGCTCGCTCCCGACGGGATGATTCCGCATGTAGTCGAGAACGACGTCTCGGAACTCCGTGGCGGATTTTCGTTCGTGGCCGCGGACGAAAATTACGTCGGGGTCGATCTCGAGGAGGTTCTCGTAGTCGAGTTCGCCGCGGTTCGTGGTGCTGAGATTGTCGATGTCCGTCCCCGCCAGCGCGTCGTGGACGCCGAGGTCGCGCCACTGTTTCTTGCTCGTCCCCGCGTCGTCGAGTCGATACGGCGAGAACGTCTTCGGTTCCTCGGTCCCCTCGAAGGTGAGGAAGACGTCCGGTCGGTCATCGCTCGGCGGGAGTCGCTCCTGGATCGACGCGATGAACTCGGTGTGGAGTTCGCTGAACGCCTCGTAGCGTTCCCCCTGCTGGAACACCTCGGCCATCTTTTCGAAGGCCTCGTACAGCGTGTAGTAGCGATAGTCGTGCCACTCGTCGGATCGTCGGAAGATCAGGTTTCCGACGAACGGCGCGACCGTCGACGCGATTTCCTCGACATCCCTCTCGTTCCAGTCGAACCAGTTGATGAGCATCTGGGGGTCGTACAGGTGGACGTCGCTCTCGAGTTCGTAGAACTCCTCTCTGGTTCGAACTTCGGGATACTGCTCAAGGATGTCTTGATCGACGGTCACGCCGGGCAGTTCGTCGTAAACGTCGGTGTAGTAACGATCTGCGCCACCGACGCCCGTCAATCCATCGGCCTGCCCCAGTGCGACGGCCATATCGGCGTAGCCGCCGTCGTACGCGGCCCACCGCTCTGGTACCTGGTCGAACGAGACCGTCCCCATCGGTTCCATCGACACGGAGTACGATTCGGCCCCGGTCGTCTCGGTCTCCGCATCCCCCTCCTGTCCGACGAGATCCGAACAGCCAGCGAGGGTAGCGCCGGTTGCGAGCGCCCCGCCGTATTTGAGCGTGTCTCTGCGTGTCGGTGTCGCTGTCGTGTTTGTATCCTTGGGATTCATTTAGATCTCTCCGTCGATGATGGCTGCAACTCGCTGCCTGTCGAACAACTGCTCCGACTCGGGGAACTCCGGATACGCCCCACCGTCGTATCTCGGCCACTCGCCGAACGCATCCGGATAGAGTTCCTTCGCGCCCATCTCGAGTTGGAAGAGGTGAGCGATCGGTCCGCCGTACCGAATCGCCATGGGGTAGACGCGGCCGTTTTCGACGGCGGGGATCGCTCGAGCCACGGGATCGTTTTCGAGGTAGTCTTTGATCTCGACGAACTCTCTGGTCGGCCCCATCGCGTGAGTGTTGAGAATCACGTCGGGATCGACTTCGACGAGCGCCTCGAGGGCGATCTCGCTGTACGCGTCCGCGTCGGCGAACGCGTCTTCTGCACCGAGCGGGCGGAGATGCGCCTGCTCGTAGCCGGGGTCGTTGAGTGCGAACGGCCAGATACTCAGTTCCCCGTCCGAGAGCGCCGTCTGTATTCGGGCGACCCGCGGCCGGTCCGTCTCCGGCGGGAGATTCGCTTCGATCTCGGCGAGGAGATTCGTACGGACCTCCGTGAGCTCTTGATACCGCTGTTCTTCCCGAAAGACCGCTGCGACCTTCTCGAAGATCTCCCACAGCGTGTAGTATTCGTAGTCGTCGGCCCACGCAGCCGGGGGCTCTCTGCGGGAATCGCTGTAGGCGTTGCCGAACCAGGGGGCGACGTTCTCGCCGATCTCCTCGATATCGTCGCGGTCCAAACTGTCCATCACCGTCATGTACGCCGGATCGGCCAGGTGGAGATCGCTGTTTAGCTCGTAGAGTTGCTCCTTGTCGATGTTCCAGGAGTTCGGGAGGTCGGCCCAGTCGGTGGACACGCCCGCGAGGCGCTCGAGGAAGAGTTCGTAGAGCGCCCCGAAGTTCTCCGGACTGTACATCGTGTTGATCGACTCACCGTGTCCGAGCGCGAGCGCCATATCGGCGTGGTGGACGAGGTTCGCGAAGACGTTCTCCGGCGGCCGCTCGAGCGTGATCTCGCCGGCGGGGGCCATCGTCACCGAGTAGGACCCTTCGTTTGTCTCCGCCGGCGATTCGTTCTGGCCAACGAAGTCCGAACACCCTGCCAGCAGTCCACCGCCGATGACTGTGCCTCCGTACTTCACGTAGTCTCTGCGCGTCGGTGCATCTCTCGTATCGACATTCTGGCCAGTCATCGTTCGAAGTCCCCGTTGATGACGTCCGCGACCCGCTGGTGATCGAACAGATGCGCCTCCTCGTCCAGCAGCGTTTCGACGCCGTTCCACTCGCCGAACCGGTCCGGATAGAACTGTTTCGCCGCTGCCTCCGTCTGGAGGAGATTGATCACTGGGCCCTGATAGGACGTGCCGCCCCGATACAGGCGGTCTTCCGTCACTGCAGTGAGCTGTTGGCCGAAAGAACTGGAGCGAAGCCGTTCCATCCGCTCTTCGAACTCGGCCGCGGAGACGTGTGAAAAGCCGTAGGTGAACACCAGAACGTCCGGATCGACCGCGAGTAATTGTTCGTAGTCCCAGTTCGCGTAACTCCCGTCTATATGCGACGCGAACCCGTCGTTGATCCCGAGGTCGCGGTACTGTTTCTTCCCGTTGCCGGCGCCGACGGGGTACGCGTGGAACGATCCGGTTTCGAAATCGGAGAAAGTGGAGAGTAGACCGATTTCCGGCCGCTCGTCTCGTGCGGGAAGGTCCGACTGCAGTTCGTCGATGAACTCGTCATGGACGTCCTTGATCGCCTCGTAGCGTTCTCGCTCCTGAAACACCGCGGCGATCTTTTCGAACGCCTCGTACAGCGAATAGTACTCGTACTCGTGCCAGTCCTCGTCGTGCCGGCGGATGTAGTTACCGACGAACGGTCCGAGTCCCGCTTCGAGTTCGTCGAAGTCCCCCTTCGAAAAGCCGTCGTGCTTCAGGCTAACGAAGTTCGGGTCGAGCAGGTGAACGTCGCAATCGAGCTCGTAGAACACCTCCTTGTCGAAACTGCTCGCGTTGTAGAGTTGCCGTACACCGTCGAATGACACGTCGACGCCCGGAAGGGTATCGTACAGCCCGTCCGGCCAGGTATCCCGGTAGACGAGCGCCTCGAGCCCATCGAGTTGGCCGAGCGCGATCCCCATGTCCCCGTACGTACTGAAGTACCCCATCCACGTCTCGGGAACCGATTCGAACTCGACCTCGCCCGCCGGTGCCATCGTTACCGAGTACGATCTATCGTCCGTCCCCGCCGTCGATCCCGAGTCGTTCTGGCCTGCGAAGTCCGAACACCCTGCCAACAGTCCCCCGCCGACGGCCGTACCGCCGTACGTTACGAACTCTCGCCGCGTCGATTCCCCACGTCTTGTTTCGTCCCTCTCCATGGTTTTAGGCCCGCCTAAAACATAATAAACGCTCCGGTTTTTAGGCGGGCCTAAAATCAGCGTTCGCCGTCGGTCGGCCCGTGGGTGATGGTATCGACGAACGCCTCGGGCAGGTCGTCTATCTCGCCGGTTTGGACGCCCCACAGATCGGCGTACAGGCCGTCCGTCGCGAGCAACTCCTCGTGGGTGCCGCGCTCGACGATCCGTCCGTCCTTCAGCGCGAGGATGGTGTCGGCGTCCTTGATCGTCGACAGTCTGTGGGCGATGGCCACCGTCGTCCGCTCGGTGGTCAGCTCCTCGAGCGAGCGCTGGATGAGGTACTCCGTCTCCGTGTCGACGCTGGCGGTCGCCTCGTCCAGCAGGATGATCGCCGGATCCTGAAGGATCGCCCGGGCCAGTGCGATCCGCTGGCGCTGGCCGCCCGACAGTTTGACGCCGCGCTCGCCGACCCGCGTCTGATATCCCTCCGTTAGCTCCCGGATGAACTCGTGGGCTTCCGCCGCGTCGGCCGCCTCCCATACCTCGTCGTCGCTCGCGTCGAAGTGGCCGTAGCGGATGTTCTCGGCCACCGTCCCGTCGAACAGGAACGTGTCCTGACTCACGTACCCGATGGCCTCCCGCAGGTCCGAAACGCGGACGTCACGCACGTCGTGGCCGTCGACGCGGATCGTACCGTCGTCGACGTCGTACAACCGTAACAGAAGTTTCGCGACCGTCGACTTGCCCGCGCCGGTCGCACCGACGAGTGCGATCGTCTCGCCCGGTTCGACATCGAAGTCGACCCCGTCGAGGACCGGTACCCCGTCCTCGTAGCCGAATCGAACGTCGTCGTACACGAGTCGACCCGCGACGTCCTCGAGTGGGACCGCATTCGGCGCGTCCCGAATCCCGACCGGGACGTCCAACAACCCGCAGATACGCTTGGCCGACGCCTTCGCGTTTTCGTACCAGTCGACGATGCTCGAAAGCTGGGCCATCGGCCCCGTCAGGCGCTGGGTCAACAGCATGAACACGACGAAATCGCCGGTCGTGAGTTCGCCGGAAAAGAACAGCGACGGTCCGGAGAACACCCACAACCCGCCGACGACGAACGTCGCCAGCAGCGCCGCGCCGGTGATCAACTCCATCCCGGGCCGATAGAAGTAACTCAGCTTCAACACGTCCATCTGCGCGTCGAACACCGATCTCGAGACGCCCCGGACGCGGCCGTTCTCGTACTCCTCGGTGGAGGCAGTCTTCACGAGTTCGATCCCGCTGAGGCCGTTCTCGATGCGCGTGTTCAGATCGCCGATCGTCGAGCGGACGGCGGCGTAGCGGGGCTCGATCACCCTGACGAACCACCAGGTAAACGCGACCAGCAGCGGCACGGCCCCGAGGGTGAGCAGTGCGAGTTGCCAGTTCGTATAGAGCAACGCGGCAGTGATCCCGACGACGATCACACCGATCCGCACGCTGTCTCCCAGCGCGTTATCGAAGAACACCTCCAGGTTCGAGATGTCGTTGTTCAGAATCGACATGACTTCGCCCGTCTCCTTGTTGTCGAAGAAGGTCATATCGAGGCGCTGCATCTTCTCGTAGGCGTCCGTTCGGATCGTGTACATCACCCCGTGCGCGAAGAAGTTCATCGCCACGCCCCGGACCCACTGGAGGAGCGCGCCGCCGGCGAGCGCGACTCCGATGACGGTCGCGGAGAGCCAGAACTGCGCGGTCGGCTCGGTCGGCAGCCACGCGCCGGGCACGAGCGGCAGCGCGTACGTTCCCTCGCCGGTGAACACCGCATCGATGGTCGTCCCGAGAACGAGCGGCGTCACGAGGATCGACCCGTACGCGAGCGCGCTGGCGACCAGTCCGAGTGCGAGCCACCGCCCCTCCCCGAGACCGTAGGTGCGGAACAAGCGAATCAGCGGCTTCGAGACTCGTTCACGGTAGGTGTCGAGTTCCGTCTCGAGGGTCGCCTGATCGCTCACCACGCGGCCTCCGCGCCGGCGTTTCGGCCGCCAGTCTCGCCGTCGGTTCCTCGAGTCGCCTCGCCGCCATCCGAATCCGTGCCGAGTTCGTCCGGACGAGAGCCCTGTAACTCGAGGTTCGAACCGGAAAGCGGACTTACTGCCGACTCGTCACTAGCGTCCGACGACTCGGCAGCTGCGCCTCTCGGTTCGCTCGTTCGTCGCCCGTCCGTACCGGCGCGTCCCATTCAGATCTCACCCATGTTCTCCTGCTTTCGCATCAGATAGAGGAAGTACGGGCCGCCGATGAGTCCGGTGACGATGCCGACGGGAATCTGCGTGGGACTCAACGCGAGTCGCGCGCCCACGTCGGCGGCGACCATCAGCGCCGGACCGACGAACAGGCAGCCGATGACCAGTTTCTTCGAGTCGCTCCCGACGAGGTTTCGAACCATGTGCGGAACGATGAGGCCGACGAACCCGACGATGCCGGCGACGGCGATGCTCGCCGCCGCCGCGAGGACCGCGACCCCCGAGAGCGCGAATCTGACCTTCTCGATCGACATCCCGAGCGACTTCGCCGTCTGCTCGCCCAGCAAGAGGACGTTCATCTGGCGCGAGCCGGCGATAGAGAGCAGAACGACCACGATCGTCCACGGAAGCACGAGTCGGACCTGTTCCCAGTCGGTCCCGGTCAGCGATCCGGTGGTCCAGGCGATGGCCGACTGGACGACGCCGATATCGTCCGCGAAGAAAAACAGTGCGGTCTGTAACGAGCCGAAGACCGTTCCGACGATCACGCCGGCGAGCACTAATCGGACCGGCGAGGTACCGTTCTTCCAGGCGATCACGTAGACGATGAGAAACGCACCGGCCCCGCCGAAGGCCGCGATCAGCGGAAGGAACGCCGTCAAACTTCCGAACACGACGAGGGTCAGCAGAATCATGAGTCCCGCCCCGGAGGAGACGCCGAGGATGAACGGGCTCGCGAGTTCGTTTCGGGTCACCGCCTGAAAGATGGCCCCCGAGACGGCGAGATTCATCCCGACGAGGACCGCGACGAACACCCGCGGAAGGCGGATGTTCCAGACGATGAGGCTTTCGGTACTCATCTCGGGCATCGCCTCGCCGAGCAAGAACGCGTCCCAGGCCTGCGGATTGAACACCACGTTCGGGTTGAAGAGTGCGAGCCACGCCTCCGCGTGCGTCATCGAGTAGGCACCGTAGCTCACCTGTATCAGTCCGCCGACGAACACGATGGCGAGGCTGCCGAGTACTACCGTGACGAGTTTCGGATCGAGGAGCCACCCGAACCGCGTCTCGTTTCGTCGCGATGTCGTCGGCTCTCCTGTCGCGACGCTCGACTTCTTCCCGCTCATCGTCGGCGGACACCGGTTGGTTCGATCGGGGCGGTACGCGAGGAACAGCCCGTCGTTCCGTCGGGTGATTCGCCACCGATACCGAACAGCGACGACTGTCCCGGAACCGACACGTCGCCGATGACCCCCCCACCGTCCGTCACGCGTTCTCGTCGAGCCAGTGCGTCGATCTCCCCCGATTCGCCGGTCATACTGTTTTAGGCCTACCTAAAACATAAAACCGTTCCGATTTTTAGGCCAACCTAATTGGCGCGCCGCGTCAGCGGGGGCCACCGCATTGCGGACAGATCGGTGGACCCGGTTCGGGGAGCGAGAGCCCACAGTAGGGACACTCGTCGCCGTCTGGAGCGGTGATCTCATCGACGACCTCGTCGGTTCGGTCACGGAGAGCCGTTATCGTCCCGATTTCCTCGGGAACGGGATCTCCCGGCCCGTCGTCCCCGTCGATCGCATAGCGGACTCGATCGACGAGGAACTCGACCGAATCGTCGTCCGCGGCCGAACGCACGTCGGGTATCGTCACGTCCGAATCCGACCGGGCCAGCAGGCCCAGCGCCTCGGTCGCCCGTCCCCGGACGTAGGGACTCTCGTCGTCCAACCGATCGCACAGTGCAGCGGCGCTCTCGGACAACGCGTCCGGATACGCACAGCCGACCGCGACCAGCGCGGTACAGAGGTGATATCGAACGAGTTCGTTCGAATCGGTGAGATGGCTGGCCAGATCCGAAACGTGATGTCGGAGCCGCTCCTGGTCGCCCAGCGCCACGTACTCGAGCGCTTTCGCCAATTTCTCTCTCACCTCGGGCTCGTCGAACGACAGTCCGATTCGCAGGTCCGCCATTACCTCGGGTGACGCGACCGCTTCCGGGTGGTCCCGCGCGACGTAGCCGAGCGCCTCCGCCGAACGAGCGCGCACGTAGTAGAACTCGTCGTCGTCGGCCAACCGGTCAGCGAGGGGTGAGACGACCGACTCGACCGCGTCCGGTTCGGCCTCGGCGACGGCGACGAACAGCTTTGCGGTCGTCAGCCGAATCGAACGCTCCTCGTCGGTGAGAAATAGCGCCAGCGTCGTCAGTACGGGCTCGAGCGCAGCCGGTTGCCGTTCGGCGAACTGTCGGAGGGTGCGAAGCGTCGTTTTCCGCGCTCCCGCCTCACGCTCCGTGAGTCGTTCGGCCCAGATCACGAGCCGCTCTCGCGGTTCCTCCTCGAAGAGCACCTCGAGTTGATCGATCGACGGCGGCT containing:
- a CDS encoding ABC transporter substrate-binding protein, whose product is MTGQNVDTRDAPTRRDYVKYGGTVIGGGLLAGCSDFVGQNESPAETNEGSYSVTMAPAGEITLERPPENVFANLVHHADMALALGHGESINTMYSPENFGALYELFLERLAGVSTDWADLPNSWNIDKEQLYELNSDLHLADPAYMTVMDSLDRDDIEEIGENVAPWFGNAYSDSRREPPAAWADDYEYYTLWEIFEKVAAVFREEQRYQELTEVRTNLLAEIEANLPPETDRPRVARIQTALSDGELSIWPFALNDPGYEQAHLRPLGAEDAFADADAYSEIALEALVEVDPDVILNTHAMGPTREFVEIKDYLENDPVARAIPAVENGRVYPMAIRYGGPIAHLFQLEMGAKELYPDAFGEWPRYDGGAYPEFPESEQLFDRQRVAAIIDGEI
- a CDS encoding ABC transporter substrate-binding protein, giving the protein MSDTDDTTTEGPTRRDALKYGGALAAGTALAGCSDLAGQTEDSEPESGDGSYSVTMAPMGEVSFDSPPESIFTRLTHHAGMAFALGRGNDVNAMHAPDYYDQLWNQFTERLPGVTLDWSGLYSSWDPGKEKLYSLDSDIHLADPASVNALDSWNTTDVEEIRDTVSPWFGNTFSDRHGEPPAEWADRYEYYTLWELFEKVAAVFREESRYDALETIHADLLATIEADLPPEEERPTAVIAGMSDIESMYVYTLDTPGFLIEHVRPLDPIGALGDDISSGDTIDMEGMLEADPDVLFSLGGMHPQTDMPGIRSALRNHAVGQELAAVQNDRVYAQGARYQGPILNLFQLEMTAKQLYPEIFGEWPTYTDGPYPELPEDEQLFNRQAVADIIAGNH
- a CDS encoding ABC transporter substrate-binding protein, translating into MNDTTDRTTGAPTRRDYMKYGGTVVGGGLLAGCSDLAGQNEPGSSDESDGTYSVTMAPSGTVEFERPPENVFTILPHHADMALAAGHGDAVSSMMYNPAYNDTMWNKFLERLPGVSVDWADLPGTWDPDREFLYELDSDLHLADPAYMTNMPSWTREDTAEIGEQVAPWFGNTLSNANKEPGAEWADDYEYYTLWEIFEKVAKVFQAEERYEALKAVHSEMLTTIEADLPSEDERPSVAMIILIQGEESMYTYALNGPGFLTAHTRPLGAHDVFADVQTESTVDYEALVEADPDVVLCLAGMSESRHVTKTRERFQNDPVTESVTAVENDRIHTQGGRNQGPIMNLFQTEMTAKELYPDTFGEWPTYTDGPYPEIPEDEQLFDRQEVADIINGNN
- a CDS encoding ABC transporter substrate-binding protein codes for the protein MERDETRRGESTRREFVTYGGTAVGGGLLAGCSDFAGQNDSGSTAGTDDRSYSVTMAPAGEVEFESVPETWMGYFSTYGDMGIALGQLDGLEALVYRDTWPDGLYDTLPGVDVSFDGVRQLYNASSFDKEVFYELDCDVHLLDPNFVSLKHDGFSKGDFDELEAGLGPFVGNYIRRHDEDWHEYEYYSLYEAFEKIAAVFQERERYEAIKDVHDEFIDELQSDLPARDERPEIGLLSTFSDFETGSFHAYPVGAGNGKKQYRDLGINDGFASHIDGSYANWDYEQLLAVDPDVLVFTYGFSHVSAAEFEERMERLRSSSFGQQLTAVTEDRLYRGGTSYQGPVINLLQTEAAAKQFYPDRFGEWNGVETLLDEEAHLFDHQRVADVINGDFER
- a CDS encoding ABC transporter substrate-binding protein, which codes for MNPKDTNTTATPTRRDTLKYGGALATGATLAGCSDLVGQEGDAETETTGAESYSVSMEPMGTVSFDQVPERWAAYDGGYADMAVALGQADGLTGVGGADRYYTDVYDELPGVTVDQDILEQYPEVRTREEFYELESDVHLYDPQMLINWFDWNERDVEEIASTVAPFVGNLIFRRSDEWHDYRYYTLYEAFEKMAEVFQQGERYEAFSELHTEFIASIQERLPPSDDRPDVFLTFEGTEEPKTFSPYRLDDAGTSKKQWRDLGVHDALAGTDIDNLSTTNRGELDYENLLEIDPDVIFVRGHERKSATEFRDVVLDYMRNHPVGSELTAVENGRVYRGGYLNQGPIHNLFLTERAAKQLFPDTFGDVTGDEQLFDRQEVADIINGEFER
- a CDS encoding FAD-dependent oxidoreductase — its product is MSVIDTDRAETTFDHDVVVVGGGPAGCAAGVFTARYGLDTVIFDRGRSSIQRCAYLENYLGFPAGIDIETLYGLLHDHAEEAGCEIAPDLVESLERIDDGEGFVISLQDGEPVTARRVIAATRYDGEYMRGLDDETAMFETHEHDGEEHEHFDKGYAESDGTTPVEDLFVASPYGETGYQASMAAGRGTRVGITVVEDVRREAGYPDAVANYYDWMRREAELDGEWSDRDRWREYFDDRVPDDHDLEANRLTEIREREIDRRLETYLADDDIERRIERGHERLLEHIDDDLIVEAAREIETERENGGS
- a CDS encoding metal-dependent transcriptional regulator — protein: MTGVSHYLLVLYLAEQRGSPPISPGHVADAVDRSPSATTEMLQRLESDGYLTYEPYDGATLTAEGRATAEELYETYDTLSRFFHDVLGLDEHESEAMELAGAVSPTVVDRLASTLLADGDDPSEDAVRSLSSTQSDPR